The Arachis hypogaea cultivar Tifrunner chromosome 16, arahy.Tifrunner.gnm2.J5K5, whole genome shotgun sequence genome contains a region encoding:
- the LOC112759097 gene encoding uncharacterized protein, whose protein sequence is MKITAKVISSPGRTDKFPPPLMRFLRSNAGSRSRGRSRSSPMFVRKKNTAIETQEPSSPKVTCMGQVRVRRSAAAKRGRSSSASASAARDGAPPTRCRCWWIRKNALFCIFKPNNSNKKNKKKKKKKNECRCQPVWPKWGFFRVGSFRRKPSTKLKEDCAKSESNFQRSSYDESEAEHEEDDESEIYEERVNPEAGFGSSNTPPKNALLLTRCRSAPYRSSSLACRFWSSPLRNSEEEEEEEEEEEEEEEKERHETNEASSQRDSVSEEEAKRVSERDAKLGFLKEVESSNSNAKSEKVVEDSKSESETRPIMLTRCKSEPARTGYKLDPEVNSSFWKKKRLGFADIHIITD, encoded by the coding sequence atgaagataaCAGCGAAAGTTATATCGAGTCCGGGTCGAACCGACAAGTTCCCTCCGCCATTGATGAGGTTCTTGAGGAGCAATGCAGGGAGCAGAAGCAGGGGAAGGTCAAGGTCAAGCCCAATGTTCGTACGGAAGAAGAACACCGCCATTGAAACTCAAGAACCATCTTCACCTAAGGTCACTTGCATGGGTCAAGTTCGGGTCAGACGCTCCGCCGCCGCCAAAAGGGGACGCTCCTCCTCCGCCTCCGCATCCGCCGCAAGAGACGGAGCTCCTCCGACACGGTGCCGGTGCTGGTGGATCCGAAAAAACGCTCTGTTCTGCATATTCAAACCGAACAACAGcaataagaagaataagaagaagaagaagaagaaaaacgagTGCCGGTGCCAACCAGTTTGGCCCAAATGGGGGTTCTTTCGGGTCGGAAGCTTCCGGAGAAAACCCAGCACGAAGCTCAAAGAAGACTGCGCTAAATCGGAGTCGAATTTTCAGAGGTCAAGCTATGATGAATCAGAGGCAGAGCacgaagaagatgatgaatcggAAATTTACGAAGAAAGAGTGAACCCCGAAGCCGGTTTTGGTTCTTCCAACACGCCGCCGAAGAATGCTTTGTTGTTGACTAGGTGTAGATCCGCACCGTACAGATCTTCGTCGCTGGCCTGCAGATTCTGGAGTTCGCCGCTAAGGaatagtgaagaagaagaagaagaagaagaagaagaagaagaagaagaagagaaagagaggcaTGAAACGAATGAAGCAAGCTCGCAAAGAGATTCGGTTTCTGAAGAAGAAGCGAAAAGGGTATCCGAAAGGGACGCAAAGTTGGGGTTTTTGAAGGAGGTGGAGAGTTCGAATTCAAATGCCAAATCAGAGAAGGTTGTTGAAGATTCGAAGAGTGAGAGTGAAACGCGGCCTATAATGCTTACACGGTGCAAATCGGAACCGGCGAGAACTGGGTACAAGCTGGATCCTGAGGTAAATAGTAGTttctggaagaagaaaaggtTGGGTTTCGCTGATATTCACATTATTACTGACTAA